DNA from Rosa rugosa chromosome 6, drRosRugo1.1, whole genome shotgun sequence:
TCTCAAAGACCAGTGGGATAAGATTACAACCAGAACCAGCTTTGACAATAGCTCTAAGACCAGATTTCCGATCAGTCAAGAAAAAGTCTGTTGAGAATCTCTGTCAGGTGAAAAGccgaagcaaaagaaaagaaaaattataattccaaaTAGACTGCCTTTTCTATTTTTCATCGTTAAGCTAAACAAGTATAGGCATGCAATCCAGATTCTCAACAAAGTGATCCTCACCAATATAATTGAATGttataaagaaaacaaaagttgGATTGGCTGGTCCACAAAATGGAATGATTAACACTAGCACTCATGAATCATGACTCAATTTTCGATTCACTTAGGGGAATGAATTACTAAAGATATTAAAGCATAGCATCTATAGAAAAGAATGGAAAATTCTTCAAAATGTATATTATTGATACTAATTATATTCTTATTTCTACTAAAAACAGGCAAAACAACCCAAGGTAAAGAAGCAAAGCCTAAGGCCTTCCTTGTAATGATTCATGGCATAAAAGAAGCTATTTGGATCGAGTAGCAACTGTTATTACAGGAAAAAAAGAAGTTCAGGGTAACTTGAGGTTCACATGATCACATGAAATGGGAGATAACTATGAACATCACAATGTTTGAGCATCAAATAAGCATTCTAATCCTCGTAAAGTTAGTGAAATGCATAAATTAAGTAGTAATTGACTCAAGTATGAAAAAACATGGGAACATCATTAGCCATCTTAAGAAGGTAACTGAAACCTATTTAATCTAATGAGAAGGACAAGAAACAGTCCTTTTGCTGATCTATATGGCTACAGAAGAACGTACCTCACAATATTCTAAGTGCCACTGGAAGCATGATCTCTTGACATTTCTAGGTTGAAGAGTTAATCCCTTGTATGCATATAAAAGAGTAGAGGCATATACACATCTAGTAGCCTTTTCATATGAAGATTCCAGGGAGAGACTCCCACATGAGACAAGCTGAAATCATCACAATAACAAATTATGATCCACCCCAACAAACTGAAGGAAACTATAGAGTGATAAACCAATTAATGAGCAAgaaaaaatggacagaaacgaTTTGCCATGAAGCAGATACGTACAAGTAGAGACTGCCATTCCTCACATGGCATACACAATCAAAATATTATTTGCTAGCCAAAATTAGTTTCCACATGTAGATGCAAAGCTGCAAGAGGCTTATTTAGGAACTCAAATAGCATCTCCTCATACAATATTCGTTAAGTCGATCATACACAGGAGAATCTATAAATTAGAGACTGGTATCCACCATCAACATACGCAAAGGTTGAACCATCTAAGGTCTGTGTTCAGTTGCAAACCCCTGAATTTAGTTTAATGGGACAcacttttttggtttttcaccCACTATATTGTCAATTAAATCAGCTGTGTTTGTCATATCCTTGTTGTTCACTATGTAATAAGCCCAACAAAGGGCGTCTTTCTTGAATACCATTGATGTTTAACCCAAACAAACTAATATCAAGCTATAACTTATCAATGTCCTGCTCAACTCTGGATAAATGCCAAGTCCTTTTTATTGGCGGCAACAGATACAGAAATCTTTGCAGATGATAAAACAAAGGTAAAAAACACTAACACATTTCCTCTTGTTTCCTCCAATTTCTCAGCACCCAAACTACATAACACTCAAATAAACGCATTCCCATCCTTGGTTCTCATACATTCATTCTCACACAAACAAGACTTCAAACTaaactcccaaaaaaaaaaaaaaaagatcaaccAAACAGAGTAAAGAGAGCAACCCattaaaaagtaaaagaaacccATCACAGAAAACGAGCTAAAACATGAAGAAAATCAGTACCCCAGTGATCTTGACCAGCTCTCCATGCTGAGCCACGCGAAGGTCAGACTCAGGAAGAGAGTTGAGAAAGAACAAGACTGCAGCTTTAGAAGCCCAATGACGCGTGTTCCAGAGAATGAAAGCGAGGACGAGAGCAGAGAGCAaaaggaagaagacgaagaagagtGCGTTGTGGACGACAATGAGAATGAAGATGGAGACAGAGAGACCTAAAACAAAGATGGGTATGAGAATGTAGAGGACAAGGGATGGTATGGGCTTGAAGGTACTAGTATGGTGGTCTCTCAGAACCGCGTTTGAGAGGTCGTTCATTACTCCTCTTCGGTGCTCTCGCTCTCTCACTAAAGCACCCACCTTTACCGAACCAGTAACAGGGGAGTGTAAAATGGCTAAAATCAGGAATGGATTGGATATGATGGACGAAACGGCGTCGCTCAAGCAGAATTGGAGGGGGGAGTTGATAATGTTTGGGATCAAACATTACTGCTCATGTGAAAAACATGAGTATTTTTACATAACATTTTGGGATCTATTTACAAAAACATCAAATTCTTCGTTGCATTTAAAAAAGCAAATCTCATGAGATTCTTATTAAGTCCCAATTAACCTTCTGCATTGTGATGAATAATTAATTGTATACAAAATTTTTATCTCTCTCATTATTACTTGGACAATCAGCATACAACATTACAATGAGAGAGATTGATAAATCATGTATACAACTGATGAGAAGGAAAATCACGCCCTACGATATGCACCAACTTTATGATGTGTTTTTTGATCGAATAGAAAAGTTGCATTAAAATTAAGAGGCAGTAGCCCATGGAGGGTAAAAGTCTGTACTGGACATGCTCCAAAAGGAGCTACAAAATCAAACCTAACACTTGACAACATGAAATAACATACAGAGGCCCAAAAAATGGGTCAAAAACATAACCCAGCCCACATACGTTAATCTGACAGAAGAACCAGACGCCGCCAAGACTCGCCGTATATAGCAGTGAGAAGCATAGGCCAAATTCCGTGAGAATAATTCCAAAGTTGAAATCAAAGCTCCAAATGACTCATGCACACCTTCAAAAAACCCAATATTGTCAATATATATCGTGTTTCAATAAAGTTTTGTTTTTCAAACAGTTCAAATATTTtgacttttatatatatttttttttaagaaatttcAGAATATGTTGCTCACTAATATACTGTTAACATTCCCCCATAGAGTTAAATTATGTTCATGCTAACTTTATCCATTCATGGTAATCTAAATCGAATATTTTGTGATCCAGTGCAGTATGAAACTTCTAGTTTGTAAATGGGCACTTAGCTAGCTACCACAAATGTTCTAACATACTCATACATGCATGGAATCATGTTAGATGCTAGATCAGGGTTCCTGGGTTTATTGCATAGACTAGCATACCAACTACAAAGTTAATCCTAGTGCATATATCGGTGTGCGCTAATCTTTTGGCTAAGAGGAAAAATTGTACATAGGCCCGTTGTATTTCTCATCACATCTAGTCTAACATGTGATCGGAAGAGTATTATTGTAACGGTTATATACAAAAATTTCTCCTTGCCAAAGGTTAGCTAGCTCTTTGAAAGCTTTATACTCTTTTGCCTCCCCATTGTACTTGTTGGCAGAATCATCCTCTACGTGACATGATGGTGTTCACTGTCACTTTTTGTATACAACTATATGTAACTTTCTCACGCAGCTAGAGAGACAGACACCTAGTTGTATACACCGGTGACAGAGGGGAGTTACTTGTAGCGATAGTGTCCACAAGTGGCAGCAAGAATATTCTTCTTATTTTTACACATTTTCATC
Protein-coding regions in this window:
- the LOC133715368 gene encoding uncharacterized membrane protein At1g16860-like isoform X1 → MNDLSNAVLRDHHTSTFKPIPSLVLYILIPIFVLGLSVSIFILIVVHNALFFVFFLLLSALVLAFILWNTRHWASKAAVLFFLNSLPESDLRVAQHGELVKITGLVSCGSLSLESSYEKATRCVYASTLLYAYKGLTLQPRNVKRSCFQWHLEYCERFSTDFFLTDRKSGLRAIVKAGSGCNLIPLVFESKLVNTRKCRILSPHLTKWLRERNLSAESRLLRLEEGYPIFSLKSQSNTLLLSYMHPYVPWSFGRYVQEGSTVTVFGMLHRNNEMTTIVQPPEVISSGCLWRKLLLPVDIDGLILRVSPMAGQSVNQNSIQHPER
- the LOC133715368 gene encoding uncharacterized membrane protein At1g16860-like isoform X2; this encodes MNDLSNAVLRDHHTSTFKPIPSLVLYILIPIFVLGLSVSIFILIVVHNALFFVFFLLLSALVLAFILWNTRHWASKAAVLFFLNSLPESDLRVAQHGELVKITGLVSCGSLSLESSYEKATRCVYASTLLYAYKGLTLQPRNVKRSCFQWHLEYCERFSTDFFLTDRKSGLRAIVKAGSGCNLIPLVFESKLVNTRKCRILSPHLTKWLRERNLSAESRLLRLEEGYVQEGSTVTVFGMLHRNNEMTTIVQPPEVISSGCLWRKLLLPVDIDGLILRVSPMAGQSVNQNSIQHPER